Proteins encoded within one genomic window of Thermus albus:
- a CDS encoding manganese catalase family protein produces MFLRIDRLQIELPMPKEQDPNAAAAVQALLGGRFGEMSTLMNYMYQSFNFRGKKSLKPYYDLIANIATEELGHIELVAATINSLLAKNPGQYLEEGVDPVQAPLGFAKDARNAAHFIAGGGNSLVMGAMGEHWHGEYVFTSGNLILDLLHNFFLEVAARTHKLRVYEMTANPVAREMIGYLLVRGGVHAAAYGKALESLTGVEMTKMLPIPRIENSKIPEAKKYMDLGFHKNLYRFSPSDYQDLGLIWSGPSPEDGSEVRVVDGPPEGGPVFDPGHDAALFAPEFHPGELYEIAKKLYEKAK; encoded by the coding sequence ATGTTTTTAAGGATAGATCGCCTACAGATAGAGTTGCCCATGCCCAAGGAGCAGGACCCCAATGCGGCAGCGGCGGTACAGGCCCTTCTGGGGGGGCGCTTCGGGGAGATGTCCACCCTGATGAACTACATGTACCAGTCCTTCAACTTCCGGGGGAAGAAGTCCCTCAAGCCCTATTACGACCTCATCGCCAACATCGCCACCGAAGAATTGGGCCATATAGAACTTGTGGCCGCCACCATAAACAGCCTTTTGGCCAAGAACCCTGGCCAGTACCTGGAGGAAGGCGTGGACCCAGTACAAGCCCCCCTGGGCTTCGCCAAGGATGCCCGCAACGCCGCCCATTTCATCGCCGGAGGAGGCAACAGCCTGGTGATGGGGGCCATGGGGGAGCACTGGCACGGGGAATACGTCTTCACCAGCGGCAACCTGATCCTGGATCTTTTGCACAACTTCTTCCTGGAAGTGGCCGCCCGTACCCACAAACTCCGGGTCTACGAGATGACCGCCAACCCCGTGGCCCGGGAGATGATCGGCTACCTCCTGGTGCGGGGCGGGGTGCACGCCGCCGCCTACGGCAAAGCCCTGGAAAGCCTTACCGGGGTGGAGATGACCAAGATGCTCCCCATCCCCCGGATTGAGAACAGCAAGATCCCCGAGGCCAAGAAGTACATGGACCTGGGCTTCCACAAAAACCTCTACCGCTTCAGCCCCTCAGACTACCAGGACCTGGGCCTCATCTGGTCCGGCCCCTCCCCGGAGGACGGAAGCGAGGTAAGGGTTGTGGACGGACCCCCCGAGGGTGGCCCGGTCTTTGATCCCGGCCACGACGCCGCCCTTTTCGCCCCCGAGTTCCACCCGGGCGAGCTCTACGAGATCGCCAAGAAGCTCTACGAGAAGGCCAAGTAG
- a CDS encoding hydrogen peroxide-inducible genes activator codes for MTLDQLRYLVALVEEKSFTRAAERVYLSQPALSVQIRKLEEELRVKLFDRRRGEPTEMGQAVAAQARRVLEGVARIKAMARGEEGVFLGLFHIGVIPTLAPYLLPKLLPRLAEKHPALEVSVREELTPSILQGLQEGRLDAGLVGTEERVAGVQSIPLFSEGFLAYVYPGHPLYAKESLHPLEIPLEDTWVLSEGHCFRDQVLSVCRPSMERPKVAFQSGNLETLVLLVEEVGGLTLLPEVALWTLPRDKHAHLRPLSPPGAGRTVYLLVREGSLKAPVARVLGEEAKDIFQGLRVRV; via the coding sequence ATGACCTTGGACCAACTGCGTTACCTGGTGGCCTTGGTGGAGGAAAAGAGCTTCACCCGGGCGGCGGAGCGGGTCTACCTCTCCCAGCCCGCCCTAAGCGTGCAGATCCGCAAGCTGGAGGAGGAGCTACGGGTGAAGCTCTTTGACCGCAGGCGGGGAGAACCCACCGAGATGGGGCAGGCGGTGGCGGCCCAGGCCCGAAGGGTTTTAGAGGGGGTGGCCAGGATCAAGGCCATGGCCCGGGGGGAGGAGGGGGTGTTCCTGGGCCTTTTCCATATAGGTGTCATCCCCACCCTTGCCCCCTATCTGCTTCCCAAGCTGTTGCCTCGGCTTGCAGAAAAGCATCCCGCCCTCGAGGTCTCGGTGCGGGAGGAGCTCACCCCAAGTATCCTCCAGGGGCTTCAAGAGGGGCGCCTGGACGCTGGGCTGGTGGGCACGGAGGAGCGGGTGGCAGGTGTGCAAAGCATTCCCCTTTTCTCCGAGGGGTTTCTGGCCTACGTCTACCCGGGGCATCCCCTTTACGCTAAGGAGAGCCTCCATCCCTTGGAGATACCCCTCGAGGACACCTGGGTCCTCTCGGAGGGCCACTGCTTCCGCGACCAGGTCCTTTCCGTTTGCCGCCCAAGCATGGAAAGGCCCAAGGTGGCCTTCCAAAGCGGCAACCTGGAGACCCTGGTCCTCTTGGTGGAGGAGGTAGGGGGGCTTACCCTTCTTCCTGAGGTGGCCCTATGGACCCTGCCCAGGGATAAGCATGCCCACCTAAGGCCCCTAAGCCCTCCGGGTGCGGGGCGGACCGTGTACCTCTTGGTGCGGGAAGGAAGCCTCAAGGCTCCCGTGGCCCGGGTTTTGGGGGAGGAGGCCAAGGACATCTTCCAAGGGTTACGGGTGAGGGTTTGA